Proteins encoded by one window of Rhodobacteraceae bacterium IMCC1335:
- a CDS encoding cupin domain-containing protein, with translation MTPKEMEKRIVRYGDLIPCKTAFIDAHTPGSDQKENFTIIGGGVSESADQHVHINIPHGFNIGAAGQPPKCRNSLHSHRTAEVFFVLSGRWRFFWGRWGTAGEVVLEAGDIINLPTGIFRGFENIGTDYGMIMAVLGGDDAGGGVIWAPQVIEDAKDHGLVLSQKGKLYDTAQGQSLPAGDIPMPVLTPQELVAFPELSVQDLVPNHVARYWDMVAFADPAPAKIIGEGAMLPDRPGFEVEFITQCTRFEDLERFDRADVIMPVRGHWRLHYEGGSTVLNPGDTASVPENMPHRLAPAMSGACAAFRIRKTADPAGPTWKGN, from the coding sequence ATGACGCCGAAAGAGATGGAAAAAAGGATCGTAAGATATGGGGATTTGATCCCCTGTAAAACCGCCTTTATCGATGCCCATACCCCAGGTTCGGATCAAAAGGAAAACTTCACCATTATTGGTGGGGGGGTCTCGGAAAGCGCGGATCAGCATGTTCATATCAATATTCCGCACGGGTTTAATATTGGCGCTGCCGGGCAGCCGCCCAAATGCCGTAACTCACTGCATTCGCACCGCACAGCCGAGGTGTTTTTTGTGCTCTCGGGTCGGTGGAGGTTTTTTTGGGGACGTTGGGGCACCGCAGGTGAGGTGGTTCTTGAGGCAGGAGATATCATCAACCTGCCGACAGGTATTTTCAGAGGGTTTGAAAATATCGGAACCGATTATGGAATGATCATGGCGGTATTAGGCGGCGATGATGCGGGTGGAGGCGTGATTTGGGCGCCGCAAGTGATCGAAGATGCCAAAGATCATGGGCTTGTTTTATCTCAAAAAGGTAAGCTTTATGATACAGCCCAGGGGCAAAGCCTTCCCGCAGGGGACATCCCGATGCCTGTTTTAACGCCGCAAGAGCTTGTCGCATTTCCTGAATTGTCAGTGCAGGATTTGGTGCCAAACCACGTTGCACGTTATTGGGATATGGTCGCCTTCGCGGATCCCGCGCCGGCAAAAATCATTGGCGAAGGCGCGATGCTTCCGGATCGACCAGGGTTTGAAGTTGAGTTTATCACGCAATGCACCCGCTTTGAGGATCTTGAGAGGTTTGATCGAGCGGATGTCATTATGCCCGTGCGCGGGCATTGGCGTTTGCATTATGAGGGTGGCAGCACGGTGCTTAATCCAGGCGATACAGCTTCGGTTCCTGAAAACATGCCGCATCGCTTGGCGCCAGCGATGAGCGGCGCTTGCGCGGCCTTTCGGATCCGCAAAACTGCAGACCCTGCTGGGCCCACTTGGAAAGGAAATTAA
- a CDS encoding nuclear transport factor 2 family protein, giving the protein MKGFSEQWGDLPDYILGITKEIWEGRGLATLNHYYAENIPMRFPEGVSIGNQRTINGTLSTLAEFPDRELTGEDVIWSGNEQDGFLSSHRLLTMGTHTGGGYFGPPTGKRFVIRAIADCAAINNQINDEWLIRDTAGLVLQLGLDPKEFARDLIVREGGAERCVTPFSPAVDVQGPYKSRGNENEWGARLSDILRRMMEKDFSVIRAEYDRAVQTEHPGSTTVHSWADTEKLWMGLRASFPSAEFSVDHQIGREDPMLSPRAAVRWSLNGKHDGWGMFGQPTGAQIHVMGFTHAEFGPYGLRREFTLFDPVSIWKQIFIATGAT; this is encoded by the coding sequence ATGAAGGGATTTTCCGAACAATGGGGCGATCTTCCAGATTATATTTTGGGGATTACCAAAGAAATTTGGGAAGGTCGTGGCTTGGCCACGCTCAATCATTACTATGCTGAGAATATTCCGATGCGGTTCCCCGAAGGTGTCTCGATTGGTAATCAGCGCACGATCAACGGAACTTTATCCACCTTGGCAGAATTTCCCGATCGCGAATTAACCGGCGAGGATGTAATCTGGTCGGGCAATGAGCAAGACGGGTTTTTATCTTCGCATCGCTTGTTGACCATGGGCACGCATACCGGGGGCGGTTATTTTGGCCCCCCTACCGGTAAGCGCTTTGTCATTCGCGCCATCGCAGATTGTGCGGCGATCAACAATCAAATCAATGATGAATGGCTGATCCGGGATACAGCAGGTTTGGTGTTGCAATTGGGTCTTGATCCGAAAGAATTTGCGCGTGATCTAATCGTACGAGAAGGGGGGGCAGAGCGCTGCGTTACACCGTTCTCTCCGGCGGTCGATGTTCAAGGGCCTTATAAAAGCCGAGGCAATGAAAACGAATGGGGCGCGCGGCTATCGGATATTTTGCGCCGGATGATGGAAAAAGATTTTTCGGTGATCCGCGCCGAATATGACCGGGCGGTTCAAACGGAACATCCAGGCTCAACCACGGTGCATTCCTGGGCCGATACTGAAAAGCTTTGGATGGGTCTGCGGGCCTCTTTTCCGAGTGCTGAATTTTCGGTTGACCATCAGATAGGCCGTGAGGATCCGATGCTGTCTCCGCGTGCGGCGGTGCGCTGGAGCTTGAATGGCAAGCATGATGGTTGGGGGATGTTTGGCCAGCCAACGGGCGCTCAGATCCATGTAATGGGCTTTACCCATGCCGAATTTGGGCCTTACGGGCTGCGCCGCGAATTCACATTGTTTGATCCGGTTTCCATCTGGAAGCAAATTTTCATCGCCACCGGGGCGACATAA
- a CDS encoding substrate-binding domain-containing protein has protein sequence MSGRITSSEVAKRAGVSQSAVSRVFTPGASASAKTVEKVRRIADEMGYRPNFIARAMVSGKSRIIGLVVAYLENQFYPEALEKLSNALQEKGYHVLIFMAGKDNASIEHVIEEILDYQVDGIVTASVALSSTLANRCRAAGVPMVLFNRSQDDTGMSAVTSDNHAGGQKIAQHLLATGHQRIGYIAGWEGASTQRDREAGFRAGLNAAGVALHAREVGNFTMNGATEAVRRMFAHSPPDAVFVANDHMALAVMDTLRFELGLTIPDDVSVIGYDDVPAAAWPAYNLSTVRQPANRMVGETVAILMAQIENKAEAPRRVEIDGPLVLRRSVRRVGRSET, from the coding sequence ATGAGCGGACGGATCACATCAAGCGAGGTGGCAAAGCGGGCGGGGGTAAGCCAATCTGCGGTGAGCCGTGTGTTCACGCCGGGTGCCTCGGCTTCGGCCAAAACCGTCGAAAAAGTGCGTCGTATTGCGGATGAAATGGGCTATCGTCCAAATTTCATTGCGCGCGCGATGGTGTCGGGGAAAAGCCGGATCATCGGGCTTGTTGTGGCCTATCTTGAGAACCAATTTTATCCCGAAGCCTTGGAAAAGCTTTCAAACGCACTGCAGGAAAAAGGCTATCATGTTTTGATCTTTATGGCCGGTAAAGACAATGCCAGCATCGAACATGTGATCGAAGAAATTTTGGATTATCAAGTAGATGGCATCGTGACCGCATCGGTGGCGCTGTCATCGACTTTGGCAAATCGTTGTCGAGCTGCCGGGGTTCCTATGGTATTATTTAATCGAAGCCAAGACGATACAGGCATGTCTGCGGTGACCTCGGACAATCACGCAGGCGGGCAAAAAATTGCGCAGCACCTGCTGGCCACAGGGCATCAGAGGATTGGCTATATCGCCGGCTGGGAAGGCGCCTCGACGCAGCGGGATCGGGAGGCAGGGTTTCGCGCTGGCCTGAATGCTGCTGGTGTCGCTCTGCACGCAAGAGAGGTTGGCAATTTCACCATGAATGGCGCCACAGAGGCGGTGCGGAGGATGTTTGCTCACAGCCCACCGGATGCGGTGTTTGTGGCGAATGACCATATGGCGCTGGCGGTTATGGACACATTGCGGTTTGAGCTTGGCTTAACCATTCCTGATGATGTTTCCGTAATCGGCTATGATGATGTGCCGGCCGCTGCCTGGCCCGCCTATAATCTTAGCACAGTGCGCCAACCGGCGAACCGCATGGTGGGCGAAACCGTGGCAATTTTGATGGCGCAAATAGAAAATAAAGCCGAAGCGCCCCGCCGCGTGGAAATCGATGGCCCCTTGGTTTTGCGACGCTCGGTGCGCAGAGTGGGAAGGAGTGAAACATGA
- a CDS encoding SDR family oxidoreductase: MILPTTPSFNLTGKRALIAGASSGIGLACAVALAEHGAVVTLAARRTERLQALAARLQAAGRHAEILQLDVADIEATSVAVAAAGPFDILVNSAGLARHGKASDTTAVDYDAVAKVNIRGAYFLTQAVAKGLLGAQKPGSLINISSQMAHVGGLDRAVYCASKHAVEGFTKAMAIEWGQAGIRVNSICPTFVLTDLTQATFEDAEKRAWVESKIKLGRVGTVEDIMGPVVFLASDASALMTGASLLVDGGWTAE; encoded by the coding sequence ATGATTTTACCCACAACGCCATCTTTCAATTTAACTGGTAAACGCGCATTGATCGCCGGGGCCTCCTCGGGCATTGGACTGGCCTGCGCTGTGGCTTTGGCCGAGCATGGGGCCGTTGTGACTTTGGCCGCACGCCGCACCGAGCGATTGCAAGCCCTTGCGGCGCGTTTACAGGCCGCAGGACGCCATGCTGAGATATTGCAACTGGATGTTGCGGATATTGAAGCCACATCAGTGGCTGTGGCTGCGGCGGGCCCGTTCGATATTTTAGTCAACTCGGCCGGCTTGGCGCGCCATGGCAAGGCCAGTGATACAACAGCGGTCGATTACGACGCCGTAGCAAAGGTGAATATTCGCGGCGCTTATTTTTTGACCCAAGCGGTGGCAAAGGGGCTGCTTGGCGCGCAAAAACCCGGCAGCTTGATCAATATCTCAAGTCAGATGGCGCATGTGGGGGGCCTTGATCGCGCCGTTTACTGTGCGTCTAAGCATGCGGTTGAAGGGTTTACCAAAGCGATGGCGATTGAGTGGGGGCAGGCGGGGATCCGCGTTAACTCGATCTGCCCGACCTTTGTTTTAACCGATCTGACGCAGGCCACGTTTGAGGATGCAGAGAAACGCGCTTGGGTGGAAAGCAAAATCAAATTGGGCCGCGTGGGAACGGTAGAAGATATTATGGGGCCGGTTGTATTTCTGGCCTCTGATGCCTCTGCGCTGATGACAGGCGCCTCTCTTTTGGTGGATGGAGGCTGGACGGCTGAATGA
- a CDS encoding polyketide cyclase encodes MSIAAPAETLKAVLLPWRRAMADFEDAAHIRHALSNLCAPDITLHMCHPFGDLYGAEKIYDTIYQPLITALPDLERRDLILLAGTSPEGQDWIGTMGNYMGTFLAPFADIPPTGHLAHMRYHEFFRIEDGRVAEMQVIWDLPELMMQAKAWPMAPQLGAFLCTPGPLSGDGLSASGDGRASLEHIKDMETALCRYPDNPDPKVMQLDRFWHPRFNWYGPAGIGTGRGISGFRHWHQIPFLRGMPDRKVDPAGDRLAAEEMYDLHSHYIAEGAYVCETGWPNMRMKLTGDGWMGIAPAGREITLRSIDFWRLENGKIRENWVQIDVPYTYAQLGVDVFARLREFNKARSMSAISIDQGLS; translated from the coding sequence ATGAGCATCGCCGCGCCAGCTGAAACATTAAAAGCGGTTTTGTTGCCTTGGCGCAGAGCGATGGCAGATTTTGAAGATGCGGCGCATATTCGCCATGCATTAAGCAATTTATGCGCCCCCGATATTACGCTTCATATGTGTCACCCTTTTGGCGATCTTTACGGCGCTGAAAAAATTTATGACACGATCTATCAGCCCTTGATAACAGCGCTGCCCGATCTTGAGCGGCGCGATTTAATCTTGTTGGCTGGCACCTCGCCTGAAGGCCAGGATTGGATTGGCACGATGGGCAATTATATGGGCACATTCTTGGCGCCGTTTGCGGATATTCCGCCAACTGGGCATTTGGCGCATATGCGCTATCACGAGTTTTTCCGGATTGAAGATGGCCGGGTTGCTGAAATGCAGGTGATTTGGGATCTGCCTGAATTGATGATGCAGGCCAAAGCCTGGCCAATGGCGCCGCAATTGGGCGCATTCTTATGCACGCCCGGGCCGCTTAGCGGTGACGGACTGAGCGCGTCTGGCGACGGGCGGGCCAGTCTTGAGCATATCAAAGATATGGAAACGGCTTTATGTCGATATCCTGATAATCCGGATCCAAAGGTGATGCAGTTGGATCGCTTTTGGCATCCTCGGTTTAATTGGTACGGGCCGGCGGGGATTGGTACGGGTCGGGGTATATCCGGGTTTCGCCATTGGCACCAGATCCCTTTTTTGCGCGGAATGCCGGATCGTAAAGTTGATCCAGCTGGGGATCGCTTGGCTGCAGAAGAGATGTATGATTTACATTCCCATTACATCGCAGAGGGCGCCTATGTCTGCGAAACAGGCTGGCCCAATATGCGGATGAAATTAACCGGTGATGGCTGGATGGGGATCGCTCCAGCAGGCCGTGAAATTACCCTGCGCAGTATCGATTTTTGGCGCTTGGAAAACGGAAAAATCCGTGAAAATTGGGTTCAGATTGATGTGCCATATACTTATGCGCAATTGGGGGTTGATGTGTTTGCACGCTTGCGTGAATTCAACAAAGCCCGTTCTATGTCGGCGATTTCAATAGATCAGGGGCTGTCATGA
- the hisD gene encoding histidinol dehydrogenase, with product MTIEYLKRGKPEADRAEDDAKVATAVAATLKDIEMRGDEAVHELAVKFDNYDRPTYRLTEDEVQTIIAKVSKRDMEDIKFAQEQVRNFAQAQRDSMLDIEVETLPGVILGHKNIPVQSVGCYVPGGKFPMVASAHMSVATASVAGVPRIIAATPPFNGEPNPAVIAAMHLGGAHEIYVLGGIQAVGAMALGTQSIDPVHLLVGPGNAFVAEAKRQLFGRVGIDLFAGPTETMVIADDTVDAELCATDLLGQAEHGYNSPAVLVTNSRKLAEQTLAEIDRILRILPTAGTAKVSWEDYGEVILCETYEEMLQVADDIASEHVQVMTDRDDWFLEHMTCYGALFLGARTNVANGDKVIGTNHTLPTKKAGRYTGGLWVGKFLKTHSYQRVLTDAAAAEIGAYGSRLCMLEGFVGHAEQCNLRVRRYGGQNVPYGAAAE from the coding sequence ATGACGATTGAATATTTAAAGCGGGGCAAGCCCGAGGCAGATCGAGCCGAAGATGATGCTAAAGTGGCCACTGCGGTTGCCGCAACGCTGAAAGATATCGAGATGCGCGGAGATGAGGCCGTGCATGAATTGGCGGTAAAATTTGATAATTATGATCGCCCAACCTATCGCCTCACCGAGGATGAGGTGCAAACGATCATCGCTAAAGTGTCAAAGCGCGATATGGAGGATATTAAATTCGCCCAAGAGCAGGTGCGCAATTTTGCGCAGGCGCAGCGCGACAGTATGTTGGATATTGAAGTGGAAACGCTCCCCGGCGTGATCTTGGGGCATAAAAACATCCCAGTGCAATCTGTTGGATGCTACGTGCCGGGCGGTAAATTTCCCATGGTGGCCTCGGCGCATATGTCGGTTGCCACCGCCAGCGTTGCGGGAGTGCCGCGTATTATCGCAGCCACGCCGCCTTTTAACGGCGAACCAAACCCTGCAGTGATCGCCGCGATGCATTTGGGCGGTGCGCATGAAATCTACGTATTAGGGGGCATTCAGGCCGTTGGGGCGATGGCGCTTGGGACGCAGAGCATTGATCCGGTGCATTTGCTTGTGGGGCCGGGCAATGCCTTTGTAGCCGAGGCAAAGCGCCAGCTTTTTGGGCGCGTTGGGATTGATTTATTTGCAGGCCCCACTGAAACGATGGTGATCGCGGATGACACAGTAGATGCGGAACTCTGCGCCACTGATTTGCTGGGCCAAGCAGAGCATGGATATAATTCGCCCGCGGTTTTGGTGACCAATTCGCGGAAATTGGCCGAGCAAACATTGGCTGAGATTGATCGCATCCTGCGCATCTTGCCCACCGCCGGCACGGCGAAAGTGAGCTGGGAAGATTATGGCGAAGTGATCTTATGCGAGACCTATGAAGAAATGCTGCAGGTGGCTGATGATATCGCTTCAGAACATGTGCAGGTGATGACGGATCGCGATGATTGGTTTTTAGAGCATATGACCTGTTATGGCGCTTTATTTTTGGGTGCCCGCACCAATGTGGCAAATGGGGATAAGGTGATTGGCACCAACCATACATTGCCTACCAAAAAAGCGGGCCGGTATACGGGCGGCCTCTGGGTTGGAAAATTCCTGAAAACACATAGCTACCAAAGAGTTTTAACCGATGCAGCTGCGGCTGAAATTGGTGCCTATGGCAGCCGTTTATGCATGTTGGAAGGTTTTGTGGGGCATGCCGAGCAGTGCAATCTGAGGGTGCGCCGCTATGGGGGGCAAAATGTGCCTTATGGAGCAGCCGCAGAATGA
- a CDS encoding polyketide cyclase yields MKGSRPEQATLSRDTDMSKTDETRAVIEAMVDGLNDHRIADIGEFFSESFRWMGNAGCGTKSGLTEFQNNWQKPFQAAFSDKVCVDEARLFMGEWAAAFGRQEATHSGYFMGIEATGKRIEIRYMDFWKVEDGKISDNWVMVDFPHVLAQLGHDVFCGEGWEAYDRGARQAPSPDGKDG; encoded by the coding sequence ATGAAGGGATCGCGCCCAGAACAAGCCACGCTTAGCCGCGACACGGACATGTCTAAAACAGACGAAACGCGGGCTGTTATCGAGGCTATGGTAGATGGGTTGAATGATCACCGAATCGCCGATATCGGCGAGTTTTTCAGTGAAAGCTTCCGCTGGATGGGCAATGCAGGCTGTGGCACGAAGTCTGGCCTGACAGAATTTCAGAACAATTGGCAAAAGCCGTTTCAAGCCGCCTTTTCAGATAAGGTGTGCGTTGATGAAGCGCGGCTGTTTATGGGCGAATGGGCGGCGGCTTTTGGGCGCCAGGAAGCCACCCATAGCGGATATTTCATGGGTATTGAAGCGACGGGGAAGCGTATTGAGATCCGGTATATGGACTTTTGGAAAGTGGAGGATGGTAAGATCTCTGACAATTGGGTGATGGTGGATTTTCCCCATGTTCTGGCCCAGCTTGGCCATGATGTGTTTTGCGGCGAAGGGTGGGAAGCTTATGATCGGGGCGCGCGTCAAGCGCCAAGCCCTGATGGGAAGGATGGATGA
- a CDS encoding ABC transporter permease subunit, translated as MSSRARKQPLGLQILIYGFAGLWLIMAAFPFLWTAWGSFKVELDFFSIADWTYALTGERTKAEYGSPFTDAGYKGAWIQESFYRNVINTFIICFFVVCTSLTIGTLGGYALSRSNYRYTFILLITALIFRAMPPITLVAGYMLPFFQWNVWGLMPTTIIVLVAINQPFTLWMLHSFFQNIPKELDESAKVDGCTQFQAFRHVIIPVMWPGVITTGLFSFLLAYNDFAVTAMLLSEENRTMVPQVAAFLGTTYTEGNIMFAVASVVSATAPLFILVMFFQRQIVSGLTQGAVKG; from the coding sequence ATGAGCAGCCGCGCCCGCAAGCAACCACTTGGTTTGCAAATCTTGATTTACGGATTTGCGGGTCTTTGGCTGATCATGGCCGCTTTTCCTTTTTTATGGACGGCGTGGGGTAGCTTTAAAGTTGAACTGGATTTTTTCTCTATTGCTGATTGGACTTATGCCTTAACGGGCGAGCGTACCAAAGCCGAATATGGCAGCCCTTTCACGGATGCAGGATATAAAGGCGCATGGATTCAAGAATCTTTCTACCGAAATGTCATCAACACATTCATTATTTGTTTTTTTGTGGTCTGTACGTCGCTGACAATTGGAACCTTGGGTGGATACGCGCTGTCGCGTTCTAATTATCGATATACATTTATTTTATTGATCACGGCTCTGATTTTTCGCGCAATGCCACCCATCACATTGGTAGCAGGATATATGCTTCCGTTTTTTCAGTGGAATGTCTGGGGTTTGATGCCAACCACGATCATTGTTCTGGTGGCCATAAATCAGCCTTTCACGCTTTGGATGCTGCATTCGTTTTTTCAAAATATTCCTAAAGAATTAGATGAAAGCGCCAAAGTTGATGGCTGCACGCAATTCCAAGCCTTTCGGCACGTGATTATTCCGGTGATGTGGCCGGGGGTGATTACCACAGGATTGTTCAGCTTTTTACTGGCATATAATGATTTTGCGGTTACCGCGATGTTATTATCGGAAGAAAACCGTACGATGGTACCGCAGGTAGCAGCGTTTTTGGGAACAACCTACACAGAGGGCAATATCATGTTCGCCGTGGCTTCTGTGGTCTCAGCTACAGCACCGTTGTTTATTTTAGTGATGTTCTTTCAGCGCCAGATTGTATCGGGCCTGACACAAGGGGCGGTTAAGGGATGA
- a CDS encoding ABC transporter permease subunit, translating into MRHSTFFWFFLPTAAAMLLFIAFPILSVVMQSIYAPHSAVLIEVETCTPLVGCTMETTVDQEATAALRASEPLGRFVGLDIFFDRGHLAVSEVAGMWRDTATWSGFVEGLSNLPFYRAMAFTLTFTFVVTPAVIIFGLLIALAVNSLHAWLKGVVIFFSLLPFVVTPLIGALVLFWMIDSRGILGTALQWLVSDPDLSLKASTGLMWISLIVYGIWHAAPFAFVIFYAGLQTLPMDQIEAAEIDGATRLQRIRYVVIPHLMPLVTFVALIQLMDNFRVFEPIVGFNAAAHATSISWFIFNDLGGETRQLSSASASSVLTIIGVSILLLPVLVRTWNDFKGKT; encoded by the coding sequence ATGCGTCACAGTACATTTTTCTGGTTTTTTCTGCCCACGGCAGCGGCAATGCTTTTATTTATTGCATTTCCGATTCTATCGGTGGTGATGCAGTCGATTTATGCCCCGCATTCAGCTGTCTTGATTGAAGTTGAAACATGCACGCCGCTGGTGGGGTGCACAATGGAAACCACTGTCGACCAAGAGGCAACCGCCGCGTTGCGCGCCTCCGAACCACTGGGCCGTTTCGTAGGCTTGGATATTTTTTTCGACCGTGGTCATTTAGCCGTTTCGGAGGTTGCTGGCATGTGGCGCGATACGGCCACATGGTCAGGGTTTGTTGAGGGTTTAAGCAATTTGCCGTTTTACAGGGCTATGGCCTTCACTTTGACATTCACCTTCGTGGTTACGCCGGCCGTCATTATTTTTGGGCTCTTGATTGCCCTTGCCGTAAACTCTTTACACGCTTGGTTGAAGGGCGTGGTGATCTTCTTTTCGCTTCTGCCTTTTGTGGTTACACCTTTGATCGGGGCGTTGGTGCTTTTTTGGATGATTGACAGCCGTGGTATTTTGGGCACTGCGTTGCAATGGCTTGTATCAGATCCTGACCTTTCTCTTAAAGCTTCGACAGGATTGATGTGGATCTCCTTAATTGTCTACGGCATTTGGCATGCAGCACCATTTGCTTTTGTTATTTTCTACGCAGGTTTACAAACCTTGCCTATGGATCAGATTGAGGCGGCAGAAATCGATGGTGCAACGCGCTTACAGCGCATTCGATATGTCGTGATTCCGCATTTGATGCCGTTGGTCACCTTCGTGGCCTTGATCCAATTGATGGATAATTTTCGCGTTTTTGAACCGATTGTGGGGTTTAATGCTGCCGCGCATGCGACCAGTATCAGCTGGTTTATCTTCAATGATCTAGGCGGAGAAACGCGGCAATTATCATCGGCATCTGCCTCTTCAGTGCTGACCATTATCGGCGTGTCAATTTTATTATTGCCGGTTTTGGTGCGCACATGGAATGATTTTAAAGGGAAAACTTAA